DNA sequence from the Halostella salina genome:
TTGACGTGTGAGGGCGGCGGGGACGGTACCGCGACGGTGACGATCGTTTCGGTCGCGGAGGGCGACGGGTTCGAAATCCGGAATCACGAGTACACCAGGACGATCACCTACAGCTGTACGGGTGGCGGTGGCGGCGGTGGAAACCCCGGCAACGGAGGCGGTGGGTCCGGTCCCGCGTCGTTCACCGCCAGCGACGTGGACGAGAACGCGGACACGTTGACACAAACGTTCACGTTCGACGGCGACGGCCTCGGCTCGAACGGCGACGCGACGGTCGACCTGACCGACCCGCAGGCAAACGGCGGCATTGACTACACGACGATGAACCCTGGAGACGTGACGCTCGTCAACGGCAAGGGGAGTGTGGCGTACGATTCGAACACTGACGAGATCACCTACGAGGCTCAGGGGAATGTCAAGGGCACGGTCGAGATCGAGGTCAGTAACTTCGAGGTCCAGTCGGCCGACGGCGGGACGGTCGAGTACGCCGACAGCGCGGACCGGACAGGACAGGACACGTTCTCGGTGTTCGCCGTCGCCGACGACGGCGGGAGCGTCGACACGGGTGGCGATGCCGTCGTCCCCGAAAACGGCACCGCGGGTGAGATCGATTCCGGGGGCAACCTCACCGCGGGCGACAACGCCACCGTCGACGGCGAGGTCAGCTCAGACGGCAACATCTCGGCGGGTGAGAACACCACCTTCGACGGCGAGGTCGACTCAGACGGCGATATCTCGGCGGGCGAGAATACGACCTTCGATGGCGAAGTCGACTCCGGTGACGACCTCTCCGCTGGCGACAACACGACCTTCAACGGCGAAGTCAGCTCCGACGACGAAATCTCGACGGGCGAGAATACGACCTTCGACGGTGAGGTCGACTCCGGTGACGACCTCGATGCCGGCGAGAACACCACCTTCGACGACGAGGTCAGCACCGGAGACAATCTCACCGCCGGTGAAAACACCACCTTCGATGGCGAAGTCAGTACTGGCGACAATCTCACCGCGGGTGAGAACACCACCTTCGACAGTGGGGTCAGCTCCGGAGGGGACCTCACCACTGGAGACAACACTACCTTCGAGGGGGAAGTCAGCTCCGACGACGAGATCTCGACGGGCGAGAACGCCACCTTCGACGGTGAAGTCGATTCCGAGGACGACCTCACCGCCGGCGAGAACACCACCTTCGACAGTGGGGTCAGCTCCGGAGGGGACCTTGCTACTGGAGATAACACCACCTTCGAGGGCGAAGTCAGTACTGGTGACAATCTCACCGCGGGCGAGAACGCCACCTTCGACGGCGAGGTCAGTTCCGGTGATGACATCTCGGTGGGCGAGAACACCACCTTCGACAGTGGGGTCAGCTCCGGAGGGGACCTCACCACTGGAGATAACACCACCTTCGAGGGCGAAGTCAGTTCCGTGGAGGATCTCGCCACTGGCGACAACGCCACCTTCAGCAGTTCAGTCACCTCCGACGGCAACCTCACTACCGGCGACAACGCTACGTTCGACAGCGAAGTCACCACTGGAGGCGATCTCACCGCCGGCAAGAACGTCACCTTCGACGGCGAGGTCGATACGGGCGGGGACCTCTCCATCGGCAACGGATCGACCGTCGGGGCGGCTGAGGTCGGTGGGCAGGTGACGATCGACGCCGGCAGCGTGAACGGTGAACTCAGTGCCGGCGGAGACATTTACCTGCAAGACGGGGCGACAATAAACGGGGAGATCTCGACCGACGGCACGGTGTACGTGGGCTGTGAC
Encoded proteins:
- a CDS encoding beta strand repeat-containing protein, encoding MRRPNAIATALVLTGLIMLAAPTAGFEMITADRTSSVSVADDANALLGVQTTGDTPDQQNPAVVVEITNNAGKEFTDLQTDVTIDGSTLSVSNGFAGSLAAGETTGLELTCEGGGDGTATVTIVSVAEGDGFEIRNHEYTRTITYSCTGGGGGGGNPGNGGGGSGPASFTASDVDENADTLTQTFTFDGDGLGSNGDATVDLTDPQANGGIDYTTMNPGDVTLVNGKGSVAYDSNTDEITYEAQGNVKGTVEIEVSNFEVQSADGGTVEYADSADRTGQDTFSVFAVADDGGSVDTGGDAVVPENGTAGEIDSGGNLTAGDNATVDGEVSSDGNISAGENTTFDGEVDSDGDISAGENTTFDGEVDSGDDLSAGDNTTFNGEVSSDDEISTGENTTFDGEVDSGDDLDAGENTTFDDEVSTGDNLTAGENTTFDGEVSTGDNLTAGENTTFDSGVSSGGDLTTGDNTTFEGEVSSDDEISTGENATFDGEVDSEDDLTAGENTTFDSGVSSGGDLATGDNTTFEGEVSTGDNLTAGENATFDGEVSSGDDISVGENTTFDSGVSSGGDLTTGDNTTFEGEVSSVEDLATGDNATFSSSVTSDGNLTTGDNATFDSEVTTGGDLTAGKNVTFDGEVDTGGDLSIGNGSTVGAAEVGGQVTIDAGSVNGELSAGGDIYLQDGATINGEISTDGTVYVGCDVVINGEVDAERESTC